One window of Trifolium pratense cultivar HEN17-A07 linkage group LG5, ARS_RC_1.1, whole genome shotgun sequence genomic DNA carries:
- the LOC123887345 gene encoding zinc finger protein BRUTUS-like, which produces MATPLIPQQLLDGGGGVAVLSNLVPSSSASSSSNGGGGFNRSSLSESPILIFSFFQKAIRNELDALHRLALAFATGNRSDIQPLSERYHFLRSMYKHHSNAEDEVIFPALDKRVKNVAQTYSLEHKGESNLFDHLFELLNSPDDNDESFRRELASCTGALQTSVSQHMAKEQQQVFPLLIEKFSLEEQASLVWQFLCSIPVNMMAEFLPWLSTSISPDESQDLRMCLSKIVPEEKLLQKVIFTWMDGRSSANTVENCVDHSQVQCRPSPLAHQIGKTNCPCESIISGKRKYSASILDVPETMGSHPIDEILLWHNAIKKELNEIAVETRKIQHSGDYTNLSAFNEKLQFIAEVFIFHSIAEDKIIFPAVDGDFSFFQEHAEEESQFNDFRSLIERILSEEATSSSEVELYSNLCSHADHIMETIQRHFHNEEVQVLPLARKHFSFKRQRELVYQSLCMMPLKLIERVLPWFVGSLTEVEAEIFLKNIQLAAPAVDSALVTLFSGWACKARKNGQCLSSSASGFCPAKKIVRSSCTCPSALSGKDCPILAESDGTQRSVKRNILELHKNGDVSKTQENECTQKPCCGARSCCVPALGVNSNNLGLSSLSAAKSLRSFTSSAPSLNSSLFIWETDSSSCDVGSAERPIDTIFKFHKAIRIDLEYLDVESGKLCDGDETTIRQFTGRFRLLWGLYRAHSNAEDDIVFPALESKETLHNVSHSYTLDHKAEEKLFEDISCVLSELSVLHEAMQTHMSEDLSESNLGISDANDSDDIRKYNELATKLQGMCKSIRVTLDQHIFREELELWPLFGKHFTVEEQDKIVGRIIGTTGAEVLQSMLPWVTSALTQDEQNKMMDTWKQATKNTMFNEWLNECLIESPGSTSQTETSDRSTSQRGAEYQESLNLNDQMFKPGWKDIFRMNENEIVSEIRKVYRDSTLDPRRKAYLVQNLMTSRWIAAQQKLPKSQSGESSNKQIEGYLPSFRDPEKQVFGCEHYKRNCKIRAACCGKLFTCRFCHDNNSSDHSMDRKATLEMMCMACMTIQPVGPICTTPSCNGLSMAKYYCNICKFFDDERNVYHCPFCNICRVGQGLGIDYFHCMKCNCCVGIKSVSHKCLEKGLEMNCPICCDDLFTSSATVRALACGHYMHSSCFQAYTCSHYTCPICSKSLGDMAVYFGMLDALLAAEQLPEEYRDRSQDILCHDCDRKGTSHFHWLYHKCGFCGSYNTRVIKSETTNSSCP; this is translated from the exons ATGGCGACGCCGTTAATCCCGCAGCAGCTCTTAGACGGCGGTGGAGGAGTGGCGGTTCTGTCGAATCTCGTTCcttcttcttctgcttcttcCTCCTCcaatggtggtggtggattCAACCGTTCCTCTTTATCGGAATCGCCAATTTTGATTTTCTCGTTCTTCCAAAAAGCGATTCGGAACGAGCTTGATGCGTTGCATAGATTAGCTTTGGCTTTTGCTACTGGAAATCGTTCCGATATTCAACCTCTCTCTGAACGCTACCATTTTCTTAGATCGATGTATAAACACCATTCCAATGCTGAAGATGAG GTGATTTTTCCAGCTCTAGATAAGCGTGTGAAGAATGTAGCACAGACATATTCCCTTGAACACAAGGGTGAAAGCAATCTTTTTGACCATTTATTTGAGCTTTTAAACTCTCCTGATGATAATGATGAAAGTTTCCGAAGGGAGTTAGCGTCCTGCACTGGAGCTCTGCAGACATCTGTTAGTCAACACATGGCTAAGGAGCAGCAGCAA GTGTTTCCGCTTCTTATTGAGAAGTTCTCACTGGAGGAACAAGCATCTTTAGTTTGGCAATTTCTTTGCAGTATTCCAGTGAATATGATGGCCGAATTTCTTCCATGGCTTTCCACATCCATATCACCCGATGAATCTCAGGATTTACGGATGTGCTTAAGCAAGATAGTGCCAGAAGAAAAGCTTCTTCAAAAG GTTATTTTCACCTGGATGGATGGGAGAAGTAGTGCTAACACAGTTGAAAATTGTGTAGATCATTCTCAGGTTCAATGTAGGCCTAGTCCTTTAGCCCATCAGATTGGGAAAACAAATTGTCCATGCGAGTCCATTATATCTGGGAAAAGAAAATATTCTGCATCTATTCTAGATGTTCCTGAGACAATGGGTTCACATCCTATAGATGAAATATTGCTCTGGCATAATGCTATAAAAAAAGAGTTGAATGAAATAGCAGTGGAGACCAGAAAGATACAACACTCTGGAGATTATACTAATCTGTCTGCTTTTAATGAAAAGCTGCAATTCATTGCTGAAGTTTTCATATTTCACAG TATTGCTGAGGACAAGATTATTTTTCCGGCAGTAGATGgagatttttctttctttcaggAACACGCTGAAGAAGAAAGTCAATTTAATGACTTCCGATCTTTGATTGAAAGAATTCTAAGTGAAGAAGCAACATCTAGTTCAGAAGTTGAACTTTATTCCAATTTGTGCTCACATGCTGACCATATAATGGAAACCATACAGAGGCATTTCCATAATGAAGAAGTTCAG GTTCTTCCACTTGCACGGAAGCACTTTAGCTTCAAAAGGCAACGGGAACTAGTATATCAAAGCTTGTGCATGATGCCTCTGAAATTGATTGAGCGTGTCCTGCCATGGTTTGTTGGATCATTAACTGAAGTTGAAGCAGAGATATTTCTGAAAAACATACAATTGGCAG CTCCAGCAGTCGATTCTGCTTTAGTCACACTCTTCTCTGGTTGGGCTTGCAAGGCTCGTAAAAATGGTCAGTGCTTATCTTCAAGTGCATCAGGTTTCTGTCCTGCTAAAAAAATTGTCCGGTCTTCCTGTACTTGTCCTTCTGCATTGTCTGGTAAAGATTGCCCAATATTAGCTGAATCAGATGGGACCCAAAGATCAGTGAAGCGAAACATATTGGAGTTGCACAAAAATGGAGATGTCTCAAAAACACAAGAAAATGAATGTACCCAGAAACCATGCTGTGGTGCCCGGTCTTGTTGTGTGCCAGCATTAGGGGTCAACAGTAACAATTTGGGGCTGAGTTCACTTTCTGCTGCCAAGTCCTTAAGGAGCTTCACTTCTTCCGCCCCATCTCTTAATTCTAGTCTTTTCATATGGGAAACAGACAGCAGCTCATGTGATGTTGGCTCTGCAGAAAGACCAATTGATACCATATTTAAATTCCATAAAGCTATACGCATAGATCTGGAGTATTTAGATGTTGAATCTGGAAAGCTTTGTGATGGTGATGAAACAACTATTCGGCAATTTACTGGAAGATTTCGTCTTTTGTGGGGTTTATATAGAGCTCACAGTAATGCTGAAGATGATATAGTTTTTCCAGCATTGGAATCCAAAGAGACACTTCATAACGTGAGTCACTCATACACGCTGGACCATAAGGCAGAGGAAAAGTTATTCGAAGATATTTCTTGCGTTCTTTCTGAGCTTTCAGTCCTTCATGAAGCAATGCAGACCCATATGTCAGAGGATTTAAGCGAAAGTAATTTGGGAATATCTGATGCCAATGATAGTGATGATATCAGAAAGTACAATGAGCTTGCAACTAAGCTTCAAGGGATGTGTAAATCTATACGAGTGACCCTGGATCAGCATATTTTCAGGGAAGAGCTCGAGCTCTGGCCATTGTTTGGAAAACATTTTACTGTGGAAGAACAAGACAAGATAGTGGGCCGAATAATTGGAACTACAGGGGCTGAAGTTCTCCAATCAATGTTACCATGGGTGACTTCTGCACTTACCCAAGATGAACAGAACAAAATGATGGACACATGGAAACAAGCAACTAAGAATACAATGTTTAATGAGTGGCTAAATGAATGCTTGATAGAGAGCCCAGGATCTACATCACAGACAGAAACATCAGATCGTAGCACTTCTCAAAGAG GAGCGGAATATCAAGAAAGCTTGAACCTGAATGATCAGATGTTTAAGCCGGGTTGGAAAGACATATTCCGGATGAATGAGAATGAAATTGTATCTGAAATCCGGAAGGTTTATCGTGACTCAACCCTTGATCCAAGGAGAAAGGCATATCTGGTGCAGAATCTAATGACAAG TCGCTGGATAGCTGCCCAACAGAAGTTACCTAAATCTCAATCTGGAGAATCATCGAATAAACAAATAGAAGGATACTTACCTTCATTTCGGGACCCAGAGAAACAAGTATTTGGCTGTGAACACTATAAGAGAAATTGCAAAATTCGAGCTGCTTGTTGTGGCAAGTTATTTACATGCAGATTTTGTCATGACAACAATTCAAGTGATCACTCAATGGATAG AAAAGCAACATTAGAAATGATGTGTATGGCCTGCATGACTATACAGCCAGTTGGGCCCATATGCACGACGCCTTCATGTAATGGACTTTCAATGGCAAAGTACTACTGTAACATTTGCAAATTTTTTGACGATGAAAG GAATGTTTACCATTGCCCATTTTGCAATATATGCCGTGTTGGACAAGGGCTTGGCATTGATTACTTTCATTGTATGAAATGCAATTGTTGCGTGGGTATTAAGTCAGTGTCTCACAAGTGCCTGGAGAAAGGCTTAGAAATGAACTGCCCAATTTGCTGTGACGACTTGTTCACATCAAGTGCAACAGTCAGAGCTCTAGCTTGTGGTCATTACATGCATTCATCTTGTTTTCAG GCATACACTTGCAGTCACTACACATGTCCAATCTGCAGCAAGTCATTGGGAGATATGGCG GTTTACTTCGGTATGCTTGATGCATTGTTGGCTGCTGAGCAGCTTCCTGAAGAGTACAGGGACCGCTCTCAG GACATACTCTGCCATGACTGTGATCGAAAGGGAACTTCACACTTCCACTGGTTATATCATAAATGTGGATTTTGCGGCTCATACAATACCCGGGTGATCAAGAGCGAGACAACAAATTCCAGCTGCCCTTGA